gcttctcccaagcccataccccgcgtgacattgggatattttctaggaattttgcacaaaaggagtcgccactagcctattggggttagctagaaaccaagtgaggcatgggagcgtgcctcacttcctacgcaaccagagaatttagattcggggacttgattacactaattaactaattagtgccctttcgatacctaatcttgttcattttaacaaaataatttttggcaggcagtttaaattgattttatgcttatccactaacatataaTGCGATCATGCAAGTGCgtaatcattaaagtaaaaatcAAGATCTTAATTGCAATAAGTTAACACATGCCACTAAGCAATTGCAAACATAATTAAACAGGTAAATTAAATAcgcaatataatcaatatacttGCAATTAAAGGCCTAAATACACTATAAATGCAATACATGGTCATTTCTAATCGTAACCTACCCTTTTggactttcaaaaaaaaaaaatttaattttttttaatttttttaatttttttaaaaatattattttaatattataataatataatatatttgaaaCGAACTAGGTCGGATCCCCAGGTTGGGTCCGACCCCGTTCAGTGAACAGGGCCCGAGCCCGGACCGGATCGGGCCAAGCGGCTCGAAACAAGCAGAAACCAGCCGGACTAGGCCTGATGTGTAGGCTCAGTccagtttaatttttttttaaaacaaagcCCATAAGCCCACTACTTAAAACAGCCTAAACCAAGCCCTAACATTCAGCCCAAATTACTCAAAACCTTACCCGATGGGGGTTTCACCCGACCCGGTCAAGACACGGTTTGCGCCTCCTCTCTCCAGGGCTTCTTTGCGGCGGAGGCACGACGACGCGGTGCTGGAAGTTGGTCACGGCGGCGCGGCAAGGCGGCCGAGGTGCGGTGGCCGGCACGGGTTGCTGGTGTCGAGCAGGGACGGTGCCAATGGCGGTGGCATCGCGGCTGGGCAGGGGCGGGCTATTGCGTTGCGGAGCAGATGCAGTGGCGACCGGCTCTGGCGTCGCGGGAGGGTGCTCGTGTAGAGGTGCTGCCGCGGAAATCCGGCAGAGGGGACCGGCAGAAGCTCGGGTGGCGTCGGGGACGGAGGGCAGCGGCAGCTCGAACTGCGTCTGGCGCCGGGCGAAGGTGGCGTGAGCGTTTGATCGTCACAGTTGCAGCAGGGGGTCGCGGAAGCTCGGGCTGCAGTCGAGTCGGGGCGTAGCGGTGGTGGCGCGGTGCTTGCGAACGAGCAACTCTGCCATGAGGCGGCCGGCACAGCGAATGCTTCGAACGACCGCGAGGCGAagccgcctctctctctctctctctctctctctctctctctctctctctctgtttctggGTTGCTCTTCTGTTGAGCTCTCTCTCGAGCTCCAATTGGTGGCGCGATGGTCGTCGCAGCTGTGGGTGCTGCAGCGGCGTCATGGCTTCGAGCTGCTAGTGGTCACTACGGCGTCAGCGACGGAGACGGTTGCAGCAAGTTGCTACTGCGGCGTTAGATTGCAGGTGGAGGCGGGCGAGCGACGGCACGGGTTGTAGCGAGGTGGCTCGGCTGGCGTCGAGTTGAGGTGGCGAGGAGGGCAGCGGCTCGTACGGCGTCAGGCAGCGCCGCCGCtgccctcctcccctccatTTCTTCAAATCTAGATTCTGGGGAAGACAACAGCGAGCCGCATCGATTGGGCAGCTCGTTGGCGACAGTGGTGGCGGTATAGCTCTCTtttctcaagctctctctccctctgccgAGAACTCCCCCATCCCTTcgttctctctttccttttctttttcttttttttagaaactcCCCCCTCTCCAAAACCCTAGCTACTGAGAGAAGAATACCCTGGGCGCGGGCTGGGCTACACTGGAAAGAAGAGTGGGCCGGCCTTGcacgagagaaagaaaaggaataggGGGCGGTGGGCCAGTTTGAGGCTGGATCCAGCCCAATCCGCCCTCTAAgtaatttttcattcattttctttcaattttctattttcttttgttgttgttttgctcttttttttctttttctctaataatttttttgtacttgaaaataaaaattaggtgtaaacagctgcccctctttgaatgttgtctcgaagaggttgcatttaaagacaaaagacacctaaattatttatGTGGTAGCGAGACCCTGAGTGCATAGGCACACGTTAGGTCGACAGAAAGGATTTATAACTATGAAAGCACGTCTTgtcaataagataaagaaagactccgggatacaaagttctctgggtcataagaagtgatgaagactctaggatacaaagctctccgggtcataagaagggaggaagattctaggatacaaagctcttcgggtcatgagaaatgaggaagactccaggatacaaggctctccgggtcataagaagggatgAAGagtccaggatacaaagctctccgggtcataagaagtgatgaagactccaggatacaaagatctccgggtcataagaatggAGGAAAACTCCatgatacaaagctctccgggtcatgagaaatgaggaagactccaggatacaaggctctccaggtcatgagaagtgatgaagactccaggatacaaagctctccgggtcataagaagtgatgaagactccaggatacaaagctctccgggtcataagaaaggaggaagactccaggatacaaagctctccgattcatgagaaatgaggaagactctaggatacaaggctctccgggtcataagaagtgatgaagactccaggatacaaggctctccgggtcataagaagggaggaaaactccaggatacaaagctctccaggtcatgagaaatgaggaagactctaggatacaaggctcttcgggtcataagaagggatgaagactccaggatacaaagctctccgggtcataagaagtgatgaagactctaggatacaaagctctccgggtcataagaagtgatgaagactccaggatacaaaactctccgggtcataagaagggaggaaaactccaggatacaaagctctctgggtcatgagaaatgaggaagactccaggatacaaagctctccaggtcatgagaagtgatgaagactccaggatacaaagctctccgggtcataagaagtgatgaagaagATACAaactccgggtcataagaagtgatgaagactccaggatacaaagctctccggttCATAAGAAATGAGAAAGACTCcaagatacaaggctctccgggtcataagaaatgagaaagactccaggatacaaagctctccgggtcatgagaaatgaggaagactccaggatacaaggctctccgggtcatgagaagtgatgaagactccaggatacaaagctcttcgggtcataagaaggcaGGAaaactccaggatacaaggctctccgggtcatgataaatgaggaagactccaggatacaaggctctccggatcataagaagggaggaaacctccaggatacaaggctcttcaggtcataagaagtgatcaagactccaagatacaaagctctccgggtcataggAAGGGAGGAaaactccaggatacaaggctctccaggtcataagaagtgatgaagactccaggatacaaagctctccgggtcataagaaaggaggaagactcgaggatacaaagctcttcgggtcatgagaaatgaggaagactccaggatacaaggctttccgggtcataagaagtgatgaagactctaggatacaaagctctccgggtcataagaagggaggaAATGACTGAGGTCTCATTGTGTAAAAACGAGTTTTgaccgggtatgatagtctcaccatgtacaaacgggttttgatTAGGAGGCAAACAAGCGTGGTTTACGGATGAACCCACCAATCTTGGAGATGATATGAtttaaggttaaccataagCCTTTGGAGacgacatggtttaaggctgaccataaacctttggtttttagggaagcacccgcTAACCCCTtagaaaactgcatggcttcaccgATGAAtcttgtcaaactcaacttgagcaaatgtcattagagatgTCATCAAGAGACATATTGGCAAATTGCAGCAATAgttgaataaaataatcaagctaagtccgactgCTTTAGAAAAACATTCGATGTTCATCAACCTCATGTgacgcaaaattgtcatcttgctcatggatatatcattaatcatcaaattctctaggagacaAGTTCTTATCAGAACGGCTATGACTCGAGAAAAAggttcattaagcatgccaaactagagcttcttagttagAAAGGGTTTCTCGCGCACTCTCAATgaaatggctacttgatcccatccattcatgtgggagataattggttgttgaaggtatctcacataacctacgTCGAAGGCTTCCggaaacattcgcaatgagcacaatctgatcgatcaaaaatGTCTTTTGAAAGGACGGCAATATAGGCTcagttagggcttacacaaagaaattattgcttaaagcaatggatatcagtgtttgggtagagaaggaaatgctcttcttcactttgggatAAGTTgagatctaatgagaattcatTTGAGGCTATCaacagaagattgatgcaagtgaaagtaatagaatctttctcaacctttcgctttacaacacgaccgtaacctcctatgttgcccCAATATAGGGTCGTCCTCAACAGGGGTACTTTGAATGATCATCTttattctgcccaaaggggtaggaagagattagtgcaatgcttgggattgatgaaggaaacacctttatcattttgatctttgcgctcaatgcgaatgaatcaatCGTTCTAAGAGAATGTCGTTTTTCACtaaactctcaaaagtgtttgaaggacgtgtttggaaatgggcttgtctttcttcatcctaagcacttcttgtttggcatggttaatgTCTCAATCTCACTCTGTCAAGATCATCtgagtagatcaatctccataaggaaatttgattttaaatgaataacccaaaaccaaaaaaaaaaaatttgaaataaaaatgatgctcaaaaagtttgaagaaattttttgttttcaatttttcatttttgtgcttATTTCTAGGAAAGCGCCAAAGGAtctttttgtaatggaaattctctttcttttttctttaccttttttttttactaaaaaaaaattgagaagaatggCACTTACCTGTTGTGTGGTGACCCGGTAAACCTGTAAAGAATatgaaagaatatgttagtgtaAAAATTTTTAGGGaatgaaatgttggaaacgatacattattacccttcatttgctttcatcttttgggcactaacatctcttggattcacatTCGTGGATATTTGATAACTTGACAATACCATTCCCTTGCATCCGCCTTTAAGTGCTTGATGTCTTCCtgattccttggtggaaggcgcTGCTTCTATGGTCAAGGTGcaactttttttatatatcaccCTGTAAGAAGAGATGAAACAAGTTATCTCCATTCTTAGTTAGGTTCAAATGAGGAACGATACATCCTTTCTAATGAATTTGGCAATGTTGTTCCAGCACACTTCATTGATGGATGAAtgagagatttttctttaaatcaaacGTTGTTCTCCCACTCTTTATATGACAAACCTGTGTTCCGTTCGAGTCTGTCCTAtaccaaagaaaatgatatgtcattttttatactaaagagaaatcaagtttaggaacaaGTTATATCCTTTACAAAGTCAAGTGATCAACATCCCAATGTATCTCTCATGGAGGAAGGAATAATATTGCACCTCCGTTTCATTTGAATccttctttgtttaagatgaacaggacttaataatgctccatcgcatttgttgaaacattacaaaacttggtactctttatgtctccttgacaatgaaaagaaaatcaagtcagaaacggtatcagaaatgaataattgaaatcgatacagtttactcttcctttgaatttgtccttttggatatttgacaactcctttcatttgtctcatcatgtaaAGTGAACGAGATCAATGTGTTGTTTTGGCATCTAAGGCATTTGCGAATAACAAAACTTCTCagaatggaattcaacttcGTTCCACCTCTATGGAAAATTGGTGCCGATGAAACCTTAACGCATGCTTGCTCTTCGAGTTCGATGAGCCCAAGAAAACGCCTACGTGAAGAGAGGGCATTAATCAacgttttcttgaaattcattttggaaggtaaacATATAGGTTCACTTAAAACACTtctgattttttgatttttttttttttttttttttttttttttttttgttttttaaataatgatgatgatttgCATGAAActgaattccatcattaaaaatgaGTCGCATGATTTACAAAGGCATTAATTGGTTTgacaatcaaaactcaaaacggAAAACACGACTCTTAACAAGAGTAAAGACAATAATAAAATACGAAAAACTCTTGCtcaaatgaaagtaaaaatcaactcttgtccTAGTTCTTGATTCACTTCTCTATGTGGTCAAACACGAGAATGTCATGGAGCATTACACACAACctgcaaaaagatgacaatgtcAGTAcatgaatgagagaaaatgatatcttAATGAGGTTGCTTTTTACAATAAAATCGAGGCGACGATACATGCCCCACAATCCTTATTATgggattttagtatttctccaagattttatcataagggaagacatcattaaaattatcaatacATGGCCGTCAATCGAATACCCACTTTGATTCCAAAAGTTTCGTATGCAaaagtgtcattgatttttgaaagattgatttgtgattttactcttagaaaaatgaagtgatttttattttaaggaatttgtacacaaaatgatttgcattatagtctcaaaatgtgagaatgagaAAGTATGataaaacatgcaatttcaatttttgtgcaccaatataaaatcacaaattgaaatttttttccttccttttttttttcgaaatgatttttgagcccataactagaaatttaaacaaaaccatgtgttcaatagagccaaatcaaaatgtttagaacttgcattcaaatgctcacttgtcaaaagtgattgccaatttttcaatcataagcttgCATCACCGAGGGCATCCGATTGATTTCcgcgaatttcaagatgaaaatgcaatacaaaatgaacaaataaaaatggaaatgatacttacaatgggtgccAACCTTTgtctcatgcttttttttttattaaaattacatagacatgcacatggaatgtggttcgatttctattCTATACGGCTCAAAATAAAGCCACAATATCAcaggactgaaccaacaagcttgtggctaggtcgtgttacccatgatTCCGGCTTTGTCAAAGGATTGACCCCATGTCGCATGCTCGCAGACTAGGGTGGGGACCtctgacatcaagaaagaaatttcggggttaagtgggcgactcgtactacgtgcttgtagtcggagtggtatccacctcaacaccatcctaaatgatcctatgcagcttaggtccggcggcaggtagTGTGTGCTATAGTATAGTGCAATACAGGGAactcatgcatgacaatttaaaAACAATCAGCACTTCAAACATAAATAAACCATTCACTCTTGCAccccctacaaaacaaaggttagaaaTCACCACCCCTTATAACTCCCATAAACAATCAACATTCGACATGTTAAGGATGCACATAATATCTTCGctgctaaacaaaaatatttttgaacaagattaattttggcctaagtcatCTAAGGTCTAAAACCatgtccccagcggagtcgccaagctgtcgcgacctaacctCGGGGgaagggaacaggtttaggggtatttcctaaaagacgggcctaaggcccatgattaggcgccgcttctcccaagcccatacccgcgtgacattgggatattttctcggaattttgcacaaaaggagtcgccactagcctattggggtcagctagaaaccaagtgaggcatggagcgtgtctcacttcctacgcaactagagaatttagattcggagacttgattacactaattaaccaattagtgccctttcgatacctaatcttgttcattttaacaaaataatttttggcaggcagtttaaattgattttatgcttatccactaatatataatgtgatcatgcgggtgcgtaatcattaaagtaacaatcaagATCTTAATTGCAGTAAGTTAACACATGCCACTAAGCAATTGCAAACATAATTAAACAGGTAAATTAAATAcgcaatataatcaatatacttGCAATTAAGGCCTAAATACACTATAAATGCAATACATGGTCATTTCTAATCGAACCTAcacttttggattttcgaaattttttaattttttttaattttttaaatatttttattttaaaaaatattataatattataataatataatatatttgaaatgaaccgggtcggatccccgggttgggtccgaccccgTTCGGTGAACAGGGCCCGAGCCCGAATCGGATTGGGCCAGGCGGCCCGAAAAAAGCAGAAACCAGCCGGACTGGGCCTGATGTGTAGGCCCAGtctggttaattttttttaaaacaaagcCCATAAGCCCACTACTTAAAATAGCCTAAACCAAGCCCTAACATTCAGCCCAAATTACTCAACACCCTACCCGATGGGGGTTTCACCCGACCTAGTCAAGACCCAGTTTGTGCCTCCTCTCTCCAAGGCTTCTTCGCGGCGGAGGCACGACGACGTGGTGCCAGAATTTGGTCATGGCGGCGCGGCAGGGCGGTCGAGGTGCGGTGGCTGGCACGGGTTGCTGGTGTCGAGCAGAGACGGTGGCAGCTGCGGTGGGGTCGCGGTTGGGCAGGGGCAGGCTGTTGCGTTGCGGAGCAGACGCAGGTGGCGATCGGCTCGGCGTCACGGGAGGGTGCTCGTGCAGAGGTGCTTCCGTGGCAATCCGGTAGAGGTGAGCGGTGGAAGCTCAAGTGGCGTCGGGGACGGAgggcggcggcagcggtggTGGCGCGGTGCTTGCGGACGAGCGGCTCTACCGCGAGGCGGCTGGCACGGCGAATGCTTCGAACGACTACGGGGcggagcctctctctctctctctctctctctctctctctcgtttctgGGTTGCTCTTTTGTTGAGCTCTCTCTCGAGCTCCGATTGCTGGCGTGATGGTCATCGCGGCTGTGGGTGCTGCAGCGGCATCACGGCTTCGAGCTGCTGGTGGTCACTGTGGCGTCAGTGACGGAGCCGGTTGCAGCAGGTTGCTGCGGCGGCGTTGGATTGCAGGTGGAGGCGGGCGAGCGACAGCACGGGCTGTAGCAAGGTGGCTCGGCTGGTGTTGGGTTGAGGCGGCAAGGAGGGCAACGGCTCGAACGTCGTCAGGCAGCGCCGCCACTACCCTCCTCCCCTCCATTTCTTCAGATCTGGATTCTGGGGAAGACAGCGGCGAACGGAATCGATTGGGCAACTCGTTGGCGACAGTGGTGGCGGTATAGCTCTCTtttctcgagctctctctccctctgccgAGAACTCCCCCCGCCCCTCCCtctattctctctttccttttatttttctttttttttagaaactcCCCCCCTCTCCAAAACCCTAGCTATTGAGAGAAGAAGAACCTGGGTGTGGGCTGGGCTAAACTGGAAAGAAGAGTGGGCCGGCCTTGcgcgagagaaagaaaaggaataggGGGCGGTGGGCCGGTTTGAGGCTGGATCCGGCCCGATCCGCCCTCTAAgtaatttttcattcattttttttctattttctattttctttttctttttcttttgttgttattttgctcttttcttttctttttctctaataatttttttgtacttgaaagcaaaaattaggtgtcaacaagtggTTTGCAGTATTGCCATCTCTAAGAGAGGATGGGACCCTAATTGACATGGGGATTGGGAGTAGACCCCCTTTATCCCCTCCATCCTAGGACGAGGAGCTACTCAACTAGACAATAATGTTAGGACTATTACAATTGCATGaacattttcttaattaaacGATGCAATAACACATTTGGAGATAAATCAATGGAAAATTAAAGCGGGAGGACCCAAAATAAGGTTATATGCTTCGTTCAATCCGCCAATGGAAACTGTATGAATCCGTTGATAAAGTGGATTTAATGCATATTTTTAGTACACTTAGCATTTCTCTAGCCTCAATAACTATGCACCACAATTTCAATTACCGACTATTGCTATGTCAAAGCATATAATATCTTCGGAAGTTAtcaaaatttctaatgataACCCAAAATATTCATCACCCTCgcatattcaatattttccaaacTCGCTCACATGCAAACATGAGTTGGAAAAGTCAAGAATGCATCAGCTTGACTAGTTGAGCCTGATGTTTCGGCTTTTATTGCGTGACTCATGATAGACTTGGACTTGAAACCAATTTCGAAGGCCAATAGAAAACAATCAAGAGTAGGGATTTACCCAAGAGACAacatatgtaaaaaaaaattgtgtggaaagagagaaaataattacatgaagGCAATACTCGTTCATCAATCAATTTGGCCGACAACTCTAGTCATCGCAGCCTATTTTTGAACATTTGACTTTTCCATGCACAGATTACTCCACATGATCACCCTATAAATACCCTTTtagcttttgcttttctcttcatCAATCAACTGAGATCCTTCCTTcgccaattttcttttggtctctCACAATATGAGTTCCCGTATGACAATCCCTCTGCGTCTTATTTTTCTCGTCGCGTTAACCCTAGCATTGATCCCTCTGTCCATCGCCCAAGACTCGCCCCAAGACTATGTCGCCGCCCACAATGCGGCTCGCTCTCAGGTTGGTGTGGGCCCGATGGCGTGGGACGAAAGCGTCGCTGGCTATGCCAGGGATTACGCCAACAAGCATGCCAGCGACTGCACGCAACTCATTCATTCAGGCGGACCCTATGGGGAGAACCTTGCGTGGGCTTCCCCCGATCTTACTGGCACAGGAGCGGTGAACATGTGGGTCGGAGAAAAGCCTGACTACGACTACAATTCCAATTCATGCGCACCAGGTAAGGTCTGTGGGCATTACACTCAAGTGGTGTGGCGCAACTCTGTTCGGCTTGGATGCGCAAAGGCTCAATGCGCGACGGGCGGTACTTTGGTCACTTATAACTACGATCCTCCTGGGAATGTTGATGGCCAGAAGCCttattaaattatgaaaaattatatgtGGAATGATGAACTATTATGTCAAAATAATGCCTCCTTAGGATGAGGCAAGAGCTTTTAAACAACATCATATGAATGATGAAGGTAAATCTCTTTACTAAAGAGAAAGTTAACCTCTtagtaattatatttttctttttttcttttgcaatttctatttttcaagtgAAGGAATTTCGATCATTGATCTAACCTCCTCAGCTCCATGCTCTCGAGCACATCACTATCCCTTTGAGGCCTCATTACACTGTGAAAGAGAAGCTAAGCATGATCTCTATTACGCATTTCACCCTTCAGTTCGTTGTATTTGCCGTTCTATTGATTGTATGTAGTACATAGCAATGGCTGTCTTGACCATATAAGGATACTTTCTAGTCAATAAGCTAATCATTCATAGCAAAGAACATTAAGATATGGAccaatattatttaataatatggacTTGGTGGTACATTCGTCGATGAATTTTATGTATTGATGAATTGAACTCCTTTAGTTGACCAAGTATATATTTCAATCCGTATCGCAGCCTTGTACTCTAGAAAGGTCATAGACTCGTCACAGTTGGAAAATTCGTCCCCGAGGATTTTATGTACTTAGATATAACCATCTAAGATAAATTTTCATGCTGTATCAAATTatgatgtttaaaaaattaagacacaagaacacgccAAAATTTGCGGTCAATGAAATCTGATTTATAAGTTTTACACTTGTGCAGTCAATTGTTGGAATCGATATTAGGTTGTTGTATATGACTAAGTGGATAAAATGATTAACCTATAATTTGGGAAAGTATTGCGAAAGCTGTAGAAATCTTGACTATTGGGATGGCATAATACAAGTCTGAAACTTTCACCTGAAgaatagaaagacaaaaaaagaaagaattcaaGTCCGAACCCATTAACAAATACTGGTGGATGGTGACAACTTTTATTCGTTTCATTGGAAAGCATGGTTCTTACATTCATCAGCAGAACTGCatgcatgttaaaaaattaataatcatcTTTGTCTATCGTATTTTAACATTATATTCAATCTGCTTCAATGGAATTTTTTGATGTAAAataattgataaattttttgatttaaaTTACGAGAgaacataatttatatttatgtcTAAAAAACCCTAATGAAATTCCAAGTTTAAGACAGGATATAGATAAACTAATAAGAAACTACtaaatattatatatctaaGTGGATAACtactaaaaaattgaaacaaatccCCCAATATCCTAACGtagttattaaaataaaaagacaaggAAATGAAGTCTACCACTGGCTACCTCTATGACGACCATCATGTCCCTCCCTCCAATTGACAACCTCTTACAACCTCAACCCAGGCTGATACCATAGATCGAGCAAGAACTACCTCTTCCTCCCGCCATGCATGTAATAACCTTCCTTTTTTAGAAGACAGAATCGACCACTTTCTAAATTAACCCTCTCAATCAATGAGACAACTTATTACTAGTTATCTTTTTATATGCCTACCAGGGTTGTCCGCTAGGCGAGACTTTGGACAAAGCTCAAGTTATTAGATCATTATTCATACGATGCCCTAACTTTTAGATGTGCTAATTTTATATGCAAAACGTTTGATATGGACCAAAAATATTAATGCAAAACATTTGAATGTTTCATATGTACACATCTAACTGCCTCACGTGTTATTCAAGCAGTGGTTGCTTGATAATCACCATCATCGATGTACGTAATTAGGTCCAATCTCTCAGGATGGTTGAATAAAGCATGGACTTCATGTTAAACATTTGTGACCAAATATTTTGGTTACGTTAGGTttgtgttgagaaaactcctatctGGTTTTGatattgacaaaactttcctattcTTGTTCTTATTCTGAAGAAGACTAGACTTCTGTGTTATATCGTGAAATGTTATCAAAGTCTATTTTACTCTAGAAGTCTTTCCCACTCTGACGAGATCcaaattgaaaccaagtccAGAATGAAGATATAATTAGATTCAGGATTATTGATCTTTCGATAATGATTCGGTACATACGAGATTTATCCTTAATATCTGGCTTTATggcaaagaatctcacttaccttttataaatatattgatggaatcaatcacgaattgatgaaatcaatctcgAAGAtaagtttctttttgggaagcatCTATTTATGGAAATCTAGATTTTGATTGTTTGAGCGACCAAAATCATCggattttcatttcaatcttcaaatggctacaagatttccttaattgattatgttcaacggattgattgaaagaaattccTCTAGAGAATGATAAC
This Eucalyptus grandis isolate ANBG69807.140 chromosome 7, ASM1654582v1, whole genome shotgun sequence DNA region includes the following protein-coding sequences:
- the LOC104453039 gene encoding pathogenesis-related protein 1, which gives rise to MSSRMTIPLRLIFLVALTLALIPLSIAQDSPQDYVAAHNAARSQVGVGPMAWDESVAGYARDYANKHASDCTQLIHSGGPYGENLAWASPDLTGTGAVNMWVGEKPDYDYNSNSCAPGKVCGHYTQVVWRNSVRLGCAKAQCATGGTLVTYNYDPPGNVDGQKPY